ACGAAATGACGATGAGGATTCTGCGCCCGGGAGGCTATATCCTTGCCGACAATACGCTGTGGGACGGACACGTCATCGACCCTGCCTACGACAAGGATCATCAGACCTTAGGCATACGCAATTTCAACGATCACGTAGCCAAGGACGAGCGTGTGGAGAAGGTCATACTCCCGCTCCGCGACGGTCTTACCATCATTCGGAAGAAATAAGTTTCGCTATTTGGCAAAGAATCAGTAACTTTGCACATTCAAAACAACGGCTGCCGGCAATGCACGCACATCGAAAGGCAGCTTCAAACACATTTATCAAATGCAAGAAACAAGACAGAATCGCATAGCCCGCCTGCTTCAGAAGGAACTGGCGAGCATCTTCCAGAGCCAGACACGTGCAATGCACGGCGTCCTCGTGAGTGTTACCCGCGCAAAGGTAAGCCCCGACCTCGGTATCTGCACTTCCTATCTGAGCATCTTCCCATCGGAACGCGGCGAGGAAATCCTCAAGAACATCAATGCCAACGAGAAAACCATCCGCTACGAGCTTGGACAGCGTGTTCACAATCAGTTGCGCATCATTCCCGAACTGCGTTTCTTCATCGACGATTCGCTGGACTACATCGAGAGAATTGACGATTTGCTGAAGAAATAATGAATTTTCCCTTCTACATCGCCCGCCGCTACCTTCTCTCCAAGAAGAGCACGCACG
The Prevotella sp. HUN102 genome window above contains:
- the rbfA gene encoding 30S ribosome-binding factor RbfA, which gives rise to MQETRQNRIARLLQKELASIFQSQTRAMHGVLVSVTRAKVSPDLGICTSYLSIFPSERGEEILKNINANEKTIRYELGQRVHNQLRIIPELRFFIDDSLDYIERIDDLLKK